The nucleotide window TTGAAGAAGAAACCGGTAAAACCATAGATGGAAAGTTTATCGAACTGTCGCCTATTAAGCAGAAAGGAGGAAAAACCGTATATGCCTGGGCCTTAGAAAGCGATCTTGATACTGCCGATCTTTACAGTAATACCTTTCCATTGGAATGGCCTCCCAGATCCGGTAAAATAATGGAAGTTCCGGAAGTAGATCAATGGCAATGGTTCCCTTCAGAAGAAGCACAACAGCGCATCAATACAGCACAGAAAAATTTTATCACAGAACTTGAAAATATAATAAATCAATAACACCTTAAAACAAAATCCATGAAAAATTAAACAGAAAAACATTGAAGAACATTATTGGGGGAATTGGTATTGAACTTAATCTCCCTCTTCCGGTAGGTGTTTGCCTTGGAAACCTGCTTTCTCTGTGCCCGCCTCATTCCCATTGCCGGGCGGATGAAAGATGTTACCCTGATGCTGCAGGCCCTTGCATTAACGGGTTGTGTCCTTCAGGCTATCATTGTCATTCGGGAGAATGTGTACGATAGTATATCAAAAAACAAAAACGTTTATCAGTCTGATAAACGTTTTTGTTTTAAATATTTATGTTTTTATCTTCTTATTCCGATCGCTTTTAATGCACTGGAGGTTAAAAAAATATCATCAAAAACAGTAAGTGATTCCACATCATTATATCCCGTAGGAATCAGATCATTTTTATTAAAAGATAATTCAATGGAAGGATCATATGCAGCGATGATCCTCACTTTTGAATACCCGTTATAATCTACCTTAAAGCCTTCAAACATGCAGTTCTGTTCCGCCTTCTGATATTCAGCATATTCTTCAAATCCAATAACATCCGTTCTTTTCCCGTCATTATGATCCAGGGATTTCCATTCCTTGTAGTTTTTAGGTTCTTTCAGAATATTCCCTTTACGGTCTACGGGAACAAACATTCCAAGAGTCAAACGCTTCTTTAAGAAATTGGCATAATTATTCATCAGATTCAAAATCTGAAGATCGGCATATCCTTCGTGAGAATAATACTCCAGCACGAAAGTGGTCATCGGAATCAGCTTATGAGAAGCATCAGTCGGCATAATTAGTCTTTACTTTTTTTGGCCGATAAAAATAGTATTTTTATTTACTTTACCCAATGGAAGATGGTGAATAGCATGGAATTTATACCGATTCTGAATAACAATAATAATAGGAAAACCCTTGATTTTTCAGTAATTTTGAAGGAAATAACAGTATAATAATAACAAACTCTTTTCTAAAAAGGTTTGCACCAAGGACAATATGTTGAAAAAGATATTATTAGGAGCCGGCATCATTCAATGCTGCTTTTACAATACCATGGCCCAGAAACCAGGTGAAAAGCCGGTTTATACATCAGAATGGGGACATCTCTTCCGTGAAAAAGGAAATAACAAAGATCTTTTAGGAATTTTTTCTACAGAAGCCCCTGTTTATCTTCTGGATTCTACCCGGACACAATATAAAGTTCAGGTAAGCAACGGGGATATCGGTTTCATAGACCGCCAGCCCTTACAAAAAATCATGCAGGGTAAAAAATCTTCCGGTGAACCTGCCCAGTATTTCTACCGCGGGTCGCAGGGACAGCAATGTCCGCATTTTTATATACAGGTATCGGAACTTCGGGTGCGAAAAGGCCCTACAACAGAAAGTACGCCGGTACGGAGAGCTGCTTTAAATGAGCTGGTATGTATTGATTATGTTCCTTTATATCAGGATGGCTGGGTTTATATTGGTGATCATTTCCATGAAAATCCGGAATATATCCAGATGAAGTACCTTGGTTCTGAACTTACCTACGAAAAAGTGCTGAAAGACTACCTTGCGGTGAAAGGTAAGAACAAAGAAAAAGAATTGACGCAGGTTGGAAGGTTACGTGAAATTGCCTGGATGGAAGATAAAAATCTTAAACAGGCCTTACAATACTGGAAAGAATCCAATGCCGGCATAGAAAATCCGAAAATAGATATCGACTTTGAGATTCTTCTGGCTGAGCAGTTTGAAAAAAAGCCTGAGACAAAGGATTATGAAAAGAAAGTAAAAGCCCTGAATATGCATTTCTTATGGAAAGAAACAACGCTTTTTGACGGTAAAATAACAGATTCCCAGATGAAAAAGCTGGAAATGCAGAAAGTGAATGATATTCCAGATATGCCGGAATGCGGCTGGGAGCCTAAATACTTTTATAAAACACCGGACATCATTGTTGCCTTTGAAGAATATAAAGGAAAAATTTTCGGAAGTGTCTACAAAATGTCTTTTACCAATGGGGAAGCTTTGGTTTTAGGAAATGAACGTATGGATTCCAATTATGATGAAAAGAATTTTGTGACGCATTTCGGAGATCTGCTTTCTTCACGCTGGATTTCCTCTCCGCACGAGTATCATATCCAGAACGGGGATGCAGGACTTTTTATTTTTACCTTTAAAGACGGAAAGCTTTTCAGCTATGAATGCATGTATTTTTGCTAAATGAATCCTTAATTAATACTTATCAATAGAATCGGGCTAAAGCCCGATTATTTTATGATCTGTCATTTTAAATGACTTTGGTAAGTTTTGGCTGAAGCCAATGTATCTATATCTAATTGTTAAAACGGGCTAAAGCCCGTTCCTATTGAATATTCATACCATTCTCAGATATAATAACAGATTTATGTATCAATAGAGGCGGGTTTTAACCCGCTTATTGATTAATGACCCTATCAACGGCTTCAGCCAAAACTTAAAATATTATCCAACATAAGTGATTAAATTTTAAAGCTGTATCTTTACCCTACCAAACAAAATATTATTATATGTCATTTATCACACCGGAAGGAGCCAGGAAGGCTCAGCTATCCAGATCCGAAAGAGCGCCTGTTGCGCTTGCTCTTCTTTCAGGAGCAGAAAATATTTCGAAATACAACAGTGGAGTATGCCATGATGCTGTAGCGTATGCATTATATATGCGTGGTGCATCTATAAGTCCTGCTCAGCTGGCAGAATCAGCCGGACAAAAATGGTTAACTGTTTTCAACTATCCGGCAGGAGAGAAGTGGGACGGATATTCACCGATCCCGGCAGGAAAAGCAATCGGTTTCTACAGACTGATTGATAAAAGCTGGTTTCATTCAGCAGTTACTACAGGAAAAGGAAATGAAATCAGATCCGTTAATGGATTTTCATTAGGATCTGCATGGTCTGTACCTGTAGACATGAAATGGGTATTAGGCAAAAAGAATTCTGACGGTACCTTCAATTATGACGGAACCAAAATAGAAGTCTATATTTCTTCCTTATAACAAATCGCAAAAAGGTAAAAAAACACACAAGCAAATTTGTTTTTTTACCTTTTCGCTTTTAAGCATCAGCACACTTCGGACATATCCCGCTGATAATAAAATTGTACTCCTGTGCAATAAAATGTTCCGGCAGACTGATCTCCGGAATCGCATTTTCAATACATGTCACAGAATGACATTCTTTGCAGTTGAAATGAACATGATTGTGAAAATGCTGTTCATGGGTGCATTTCCCGCTGCATTTCGCAAAATTTACCACCCCGTCAATATTAACGATCTTGTGTATAGCCCCTTCGTTTTCAAGCCTTTCCAGCACTCTGTAAATGGTTACCCTATTACACAGATCACCTAGTTTCTTCTGAATATCAGAATGCGTAAGGGCTACATCCGAACCATTGATAAGGTTTAAAATTTCAGTCTTGGCATGCGTATTTCTGACCTGTTTCATATTTTAATGCAACAAAGTTGCGATA belongs to Chryseobacterium gleum and includes:
- a CDS encoding Fur family transcriptional regulator, producing the protein MKQVRNTHAKTEILNLINGSDVALTHSDIQKKLGDLCNRVTIYRVLERLENEGAIHKIVNIDGVVNFAKCSGKCTHEQHFHNHVHFNCKECHSVTCIENAIPEISLPEHFIAQEYNFIISGICPKCADA
- a CDS encoding NUDIX hydrolase, translating into MKTSAGILLFKKEKNSLYYFLVHPGGPFWKNKDLGAWSIPKGEILADENPLQRALIEFEEETGKTIDGKFIELSPIKQKGGKTVYAWALESDLDTADLYSNTFPLEWPPRSGKIMEVPEVDQWQWFPSEEAQQRINTAQKNFITELENIINQ